Proteins encoded in a region of the Apilactobacillus apisilvae genome:
- a CDS encoding peptide ABC transporter substrate-binding protein, translating into MRIKSAIRLVAVSMTSIFLLAACGNKEQSSSKLVQWQQPTNLTTLDASKATDNVSFGTLNNSNEGLMMSAKNNTVKPGVADSYQVSPDGKTYTFNLRHSKWNNGKPVTAKDFVYGWQRTVNPKTASQYSYLFDHVKNASQISENKASVSSLGVKADGDYKLVVSLTKPQTYFKYLVAMAPFYPEDKITVEKYGQSYGTNSDDMLYNGPFKVTGWSGTNDSWQLVKNNNYWNAKNIKYDGVKFNVQKDSNTALNQYSTDALDLTNLVGKQQVGQFKNSKELHSVNMASTFYIEMNEKKDAMFKNLNIRKAISMAIDRKQFTQNILGDGSTPAQGYVSPGMPNHNGKSFVAAAGTKSGVSYNLSEAKKLWEKGLKEVGKSNVNINLLSDDTDSGKSTTEYLQTALEKLPGLNVVSQNIPVKSRISRALSGQFDMVVNSWVADFPDPISFLSLFTSSASYNNGKWSNAKYDALIQNSEGNDANNSSKRWNDLINAEKILMYDQGIIPIYNPVRPVVIKPRVTGTQFFPTGSPYDLRDIHIDNNKRM; encoded by the coding sequence ATGAGAATAAAGTCAGCTATAAGACTTGTGGCTGTTAGCATGACCTCGATTTTCTTACTTGCGGCATGTGGTAATAAAGAACAATCTAGTAGCAAATTAGTTCAATGGCAACAACCTACGAATTTGACGACTTTAGATGCATCAAAGGCGACCGATAATGTTTCCTTTGGTACTTTAAATAATAGTAATGAAGGACTTATGATGTCTGCCAAGAATAATACTGTTAAGCCGGGAGTTGCTGATAGTTATCAAGTTTCTCCAGATGGTAAAACTTATACATTTAATTTACGTCATTCTAAATGGAACAATGGGAAACCAGTAACTGCTAAAGATTTTGTTTATGGTTGGCAAAGAACTGTAAATCCTAAGACAGCTTCACAGTACTCATATTTATTTGATCATGTTAAAAATGCTTCACAAATTAGTGAAAATAAAGCTTCTGTTTCTTCATTAGGTGTCAAAGCAGATGGTGATTATAAATTAGTTGTTAGCTTAACTAAACCACAAACTTACTTTAAATACTTAGTAGCAATGGCACCATTTTATCCAGAAGATAAAATTACAGTTGAAAAGTATGGTCAATCATATGGAACAAACAGTGATGACATGCTTTACAATGGACCATTTAAAGTTACTGGTTGGAGTGGAACTAACGATAGTTGGCAATTAGTAAAAAATAATAATTATTGGAATGCTAAAAATATCAAATATGATGGCGTTAAATTTAACGTTCAAAAAGATTCCAACACTGCTTTAAATCAATATTCAACTGATGCGCTAGATTTAACTAATTTGGTTGGTAAACAACAAGTTGGTCAATTCAAGAACTCAAAAGAACTACATAGTGTAAATATGGCATCCACTTTCTATATTGAAATGAATGAGAAAAAAGATGCAATGTTTAAAAACTTAAATATTAGAAAAGCTATTTCAATGGCAATTGATCGTAAACAATTCACTCAAAATATATTAGGGGATGGATCTACACCTGCCCAAGGCTATGTTTCTCCAGGAATGCCTAACCACAATGGTAAAAGTTTTGTTGCTGCTGCTGGAACTAAGTCAGGCGTTTCTTATAATCTAAGCGAAGCCAAGAAGTTATGGGAAAAGGGATTAAAAGAAGTTGGCAAGAGCAATGTAAACATTAATTTATTATCTGATGATACCGATAGTGGTAAGTCAACTACAGAATATCTACAAACGGCATTGGAAAAATTACCTGGTTTAAACGTAGTATCACAAAATATTCCAGTTAAATCTAGAATTAGTAGAGCGTTGAGTGGACAGTTTGATATGGTGGTTAATTCATGGGTTGCTGACTTTCCAGATCCAATTTCATTTTTATCATTATTTACCAGTAGCGCATCTTACAACAATGGTAAATGGAGCAATGCCAAATATGACGCATTAATTCAAAATTCTGAAGGTAATGATGCTAATAATTCTAGCAAACGTTGGAATGATTTAATTAATGCCGAAAAAATATTAATGTACGACCAAGGGATTATTCCAATCTATAATCCGGTCAGACCAGTTGTAATTAAGCCTAGAGTAACTGGAACTCAATTTTTCCCAACTGGATCACCATATGATCTTAGAGATATTCATATAGATAATAACAAGCGTATGTAA
- a CDS encoding peptide ABC transporter substrate-binding protein: MLFNESKIIDSKINNAIKIGVIGLASSILLSACGNKNAENNKTISWQESSNMITLDSSKVNDTISAGTMNNSNEGLLVGSSDNKVIPGVAKNYHVSSDGKIYTFNLRHSKWSNGQPVTAKDFVYGWQRTLNPKTASQYSYIFNNVKNASQVNTGKAPLSSLGIKANGKYKLTINLNKPQSYFKYLLTMTPFEPQNEQTVKKYGSAYGTNSNKMIYNGPFKVTGWTGVNDSWNLVKNNEYWNAKNIKLNKIKFVVEKDANTGLNEYQTGDLDKTSLVGAQQVKQFAGTRDYHANKIGGTSYMEMNHAKNPMLRNINIRKAISMSISRNQLANHTLGDGSLPAKGIVTDNIGKHNGKSFADASYVKSGVEYDTHKAVKYWEKGMRQLGKKNANFSLITDDTANGKSTAEFIQEAVEKLPGASVSVQSIPKKSEIARSENGDFDFAIGGWFADFPDPISFMSLFKTGAVYNFGKFSNTQYDKLLDKAESVDANNGDKRWDDLVQAEKIIMNQQGIVPLTYVVQPMVIQPKVKNYELLPTGSPINFRNTFVNK, from the coding sequence ATGTTATTTAATGAAAGTAAAATTATAGATTCAAAAATCAATAATGCCATTAAAATCGGGGTGATTGGATTAGCTTCTTCAATTCTTTTATCAGCATGTGGAAATAAAAACGCTGAAAATAATAAAACAATTAGTTGGCAAGAAAGTTCTAATATGATTACACTAGATTCTTCTAAAGTTAACGATACTATTAGTGCTGGAACAATGAATAATAGTAATGAGGGATTATTAGTCGGATCTTCTGATAATAAAGTAATTCCAGGAGTTGCTAAAAACTACCATGTTTCATCAGATGGTAAAATATATACATTTAATTTGAGGCATTCGAAATGGAGTAATGGTCAACCCGTTACAGCAAAGGACTTTGTTTACGGGTGGCAACGAACATTAAATCCAAAGACGGCTTCACAATACTCTTACATATTTAATAATGTTAAGAATGCATCACAAGTTAATACCGGTAAGGCACCACTTTCTTCATTAGGTATTAAGGCTAATGGTAAATACAAATTGACCATTAACTTGAATAAACCACAGTCTTATTTTAAATATTTACTTACAATGACGCCATTTGAACCACAAAATGAACAAACCGTTAAAAAATATGGTTCAGCATATGGAACTAATAGTAATAAAATGATCTACAATGGACCATTTAAAGTTACTGGTTGGACTGGTGTTAATGACAGTTGGAACCTAGTTAAAAATAATGAATATTGGAATGCAAAGAATATCAAATTGAACAAAATAAAGTTTGTTGTTGAAAAAGACGCTAATACTGGTTTAAATGAATATCAAACTGGTGATTTAGATAAGACAAGTTTAGTAGGAGCTCAACAGGTTAAGCAATTTGCAGGCACCAGAGATTATCATGCTAATAAAATTGGTGGCACTAGTTATATGGAAATGAATCATGCTAAGAATCCTATGCTTCGTAACATCAACATTAGAAAAGCTATTTCAATGTCTATTTCTCGTAATCAACTAGCTAACCATACTTTAGGTGATGGTTCCCTTCCCGCTAAAGGAATAGTCACTGACAATATTGGTAAACACAATGGTAAATCCTTTGCTGATGCATCTTATGTAAAATCTGGAGTGGAATATGATACCCATAAGGCTGTAAAGTATTGGGAAAAAGGAATGAGACAACTAGGTAAAAAGAATGCTAACTTTTCTCTAATTACTGATGATACTGCTAATGGCAAAAGTACTGCTGAGTTTATTCAAGAGGCAGTAGAAAAATTACCTGGAGCTTCAGTTTCAGTTCAAAGCATTCCTAAAAAATCAGAGATTGCTCGTTCTGAAAACGGTGATTTCGATTTCGCAATTGGCGGATGGTTTGCTGACTTCCCAGATCCTATTTCATTTATGTCTTTGTTTAAGACTGGAGCAGTTTATAACTTCGGTAAATTTAGTAATACTCAATATGACAAATTATTAGATAAAGCTGAAAGTGTAGACGCTAATAATGGTGACAAACGTTGGGATGATTTGGTACAAGCAGAAAAAATAATTATGAATCAACAAGGAATTGTTCCATTGACATATGTAGTTCAACCAATGGTTATTCAGCCTAAAGTAAAAAACTATGAACTATTGCCTACTGGTTCACCAATTAATTTTAGAAATACATTTGTGAATAAATAA
- the hflX gene encoding GTPase HflX has product MDNIQTTAITIGLNLDNEEFAYSMQELTALANANNIEVLTTLVQKLDHPDSATYFGKGKVEELATDVIDYDVDMIIVNDELSPSQLRNLEKKTNTKVIDRTGLILEIFGERAQTHEAKLQVNLAKLQYQLPRLHTSASQRLDQQGGGGFTNRGSGESQIELNRRAIERDVTHIRNELKSIQKSDKTQRKQRDSKSIPTVALVGYTNAGKSTIMNKLVGRYGENNEKQVMVKNMLFATLNTSVRKLVFPDNKTMLLSDTVGFVSKLPHQLVQAFRSTLSEAANADLLVQVVDESDKNKDLMMKTTKDTLKEIGVENIPMITIFNKADILDERRPERVGDNLIISANEEDSIDELVKVIKENSYSNYVTAEFLIPFSKGDVTSYLNDNTNVINTEYVAEGTKIKAELSSEQMDRLKEYLISNED; this is encoded by the coding sequence GTGGACAACATACAAACAACTGCAATCACAATCGGATTGAATTTAGATAATGAAGAGTTTGCTTATTCAATGCAAGAACTAACCGCACTAGCCAATGCTAATAATATTGAGGTATTAACAACTTTAGTTCAAAAATTAGATCATCCCGATTCGGCAACTTATTTTGGTAAAGGAAAAGTTGAAGAATTAGCAACTGATGTCATTGATTATGATGTTGATATGATCATCGTCAATGACGAACTATCACCTAGTCAGTTAAGAAATTTAGAAAAGAAGACCAATACAAAAGTAATTGATCGGACTGGTTTAATTTTAGAAATCTTTGGTGAACGTGCACAAACCCATGAAGCCAAATTACAGGTAAACTTAGCTAAGCTACAATATCAACTACCAAGATTACACACCAGCGCTAGTCAAAGACTAGATCAACAAGGTGGTGGTGGATTTACTAACCGTGGTTCTGGTGAATCACAGATTGAATTAAATCGTCGTGCAATCGAACGTGATGTGACTCATATTCGCAACGAACTAAAATCCATTCAAAAATCTGATAAAACACAACGTAAGCAACGTGATTCCAAAAGCATCCCCACAGTTGCATTAGTCGGCTACACTAATGCTGGTAAATCAACTATTATGAATAAACTAGTTGGTCGATATGGTGAAAATAACGAAAAACAAGTAATGGTTAAAAATATGTTATTTGCAACTTTAAACACTAGTGTTAGAAAATTAGTCTTCCCGGATAATAAAACCATGCTACTTTCAGATACAGTTGGTTTTGTTAGTAAGTTACCCCATCAATTAGTTCAGGCCTTTCGTTCAACTTTATCAGAAGCAGCTAATGCTGATTTACTAGTTCAAGTTGTTGATGAATCTGACAAAAATAAAGACTTAATGATGAAAACTACAAAAGATACGCTAAAAGAAATTGGTGTCGAAAATATTCCAATGATTACTATTTTCAATAAAGCTGATATTTTAGACGAACGACGCCCTGAAAGAGTTGGCGATAACTTAATAATTTCTGCTAATGAAGAAGATTCAATTGATGAATTAGTTAAAGTTATTAAAGAAAATAGTTATTCAAATTATGTTACCGCTGAATTTCTAATTCCATTTAGTAAAGGTGACGTAACTAGTTATTTAAATGACAATACTAATGTTATAAATACTGAATATGTAGCAGAAGGCACTAAAATTAAAGCTGAATTATCATCCGAACAAATGGATCGCTTAAAAGAATATTTAATTTCAAATGAAGACTAA
- a CDS encoding YeiH family protein, producing MRIILTTKFWLAIIVTFICTLAGTYLAGMPYLNIIGSLVLALIFGMLIQVQPKITKNLKSEAGFISNKFLRLGIILLGFKLNLNTLMSSGVKTILLAILVVCGTISGTYLLNRKLGVNKELSILTASGTGICGAAAVMGISPQIKVNADKQAQKEEDQVLAVAIVAIMGTVFTLIEIAIKPLLHMTPDQFGVMAGGSLHEIAHAVATGSSDGPVALNIAIITKLSRVLMLAPAAVIIGIWYQKTTVNSEASGKRKLPIPWFMAGFIATSIIGSYVPMSASLLSTLVSAAYLFLGMAMAALGMTVNFKVLLSRGVKPLVASFISSIFLLVFVVIVSKIFF from the coding sequence ATGAGAATAATATTAACAACTAAGTTTTGGTTAGCTATTATTGTTACTTTTATTTGTACTCTTGCTGGAACTTATTTAGCAGGAATGCCATATTTAAATATTATCGGTTCACTCGTTTTAGCACTTATTTTTGGAATGTTGATCCAAGTTCAACCTAAGATTACTAAAAATTTAAAATCAGAAGCAGGGTTTATTTCTAATAAATTTTTGCGTTTAGGAATTATTTTATTAGGATTTAAGTTAAATCTTAATACCTTGATGTCTTCTGGGGTTAAAACAATTTTATTAGCCATCTTAGTAGTTTGTGGAACGATCTCAGGTACTTATTTATTAAACCGTAAATTGGGTGTAAATAAAGAACTTTCAATTTTAACAGCTAGTGGTACTGGAATTTGTGGAGCTGCCGCAGTTATGGGAATATCACCACAAATTAAAGTAAATGCTGATAAACAAGCTCAAAAAGAAGAAGATCAAGTGCTTGCAGTCGCAATTGTTGCCATTATGGGAACTGTATTTACTTTAATTGAAATTGCAATTAAACCATTGTTACATATGACACCTGACCAATTCGGTGTGATGGCTGGGGGATCCTTACATGAAATTGCTCATGCGGTTGCTACTGGTAGTTCTGATGGTCCAGTTGCTTTGAACATTGCGATTATCACTAAATTATCACGAGTATTAATGTTAGCACCTGCGGCTGTGATCATTGGTATTTGGTATCAAAAGACCACTGTTAATAGTGAAGCTAGTGGTAAACGTAAATTACCAATTCCATGGTTTATGGCTGGGTTTATTGCTACTAGTATTATTGGTAGCTATGTTCCGATGAGCGCCAGCTTACTATCAACATTAGTTAGCGCTGCTTATTTATTCTTAGGAATGGCAATGGCTGCTTTAGGAATGACAGTGAACTTTAAAGTATTACTTAGTCGTGGAGTTAAACCATTGGTTGCTTCATTTATTAGTTCAATTTTCTTACTTGTTTTTGTTGTTATTGTTAGTAAAATATTCTTCTAA
- a CDS encoding LysR substrate-binding domain-containing protein, whose translation MLDQRYITFKILSENKSYTKTAKQLFITQPAVTQQIKSLEKDLNLQLVSYKQPYLNITEDGIKLAEFINNINIQSDKFIHELKDHPKQRNLVFGSTRSVALFMTPAIITNIENQFKNIECVVTNTDKILKMIDHGDLDFAILEGNFDKDKYSYHVIKEEQFICVTSVHNPITKYKEVRIQQLLKENLLLREVGSGTRFIFANWLESLNITENDFNKVININEPTVINHLLEDDLGVSFMYKSLAKDEINSGKLKEIHVKGLDIIRPINLVAIKSNYFNDLLKLIKNNDTH comes from the coding sequence ATGTTAGACCAAAGATATATTACCTTTAAAATTTTGTCAGAAAACAAATCATATACTAAAACGGCAAAACAATTATTCATCACTCAACCAGCAGTTACACAACAAATTAAAAGTTTAGAAAAAGATTTAAATTTACAATTAGTTAGTTATAAGCAACCATATCTAAACATTACTGAAGATGGAATCAAGTTAGCCGAATTCATAAATAATATTAATATTCAAAGTGACAAGTTTATTCATGAACTAAAAGATCACCCCAAACAACGAAATTTAGTTTTTGGTTCTACTCGCTCGGTTGCTCTATTCATGACCCCTGCTATCATTACAAATATCGAAAATCAATTTAAAAATATTGAATGTGTTGTAACTAACACTGATAAAATATTAAAAATGATTGATCATGGTGATTTGGATTTTGCAATTTTAGAAGGTAATTTCGATAAAGATAAATATAGCTATCATGTTATCAAAGAAGAGCAATTTATTTGTGTTACTAGCGTTCACAATCCAATCACCAAATACAAAGAAGTTAGGATTCAACAATTACTCAAGGAAAACCTGTTACTACGTGAGGTAGGCTCTGGAACTCGTTTCATTTTCGCCAACTGGTTAGAATCATTAAACATTACTGAAAATGATTTCAATAAAGTCATTAACATCAATGAACCAACAGTTATTAATCATTTACTAGAAGATGATTTAGGCGTGTCTTTTATGTATAAATCACTGGCTAAAGATGAAATTAATTCCGGTAAACTAAAAGAAATTCATGTAAAAGGATTAGACATCATTCGACCAATCAATTTAGTTGCCATCAAAAGTAATTACTTTAATGATTTATTAAAATTAATCAAAAATAACGATACCCATTAA
- a CDS encoding guanylate kinase: MIKENKLIVITGATGSGKTTIRDYLVNHYHVAKVVTHTTRAPRKNEQDKVDYYFENDETFAKNHFLEHVQYAKAKYGSSYEGLEKAWRNNHCAVIVLDTQGAITYHEKLGNQALIFFIEVNDPVILKNRMIERGDSEDKIKQRLSSHEYERDLKVPKELQSSAYVIENNDLKHAEATIDALVNKLC, encoded by the coding sequence ATGATAAAAGAAAATAAATTAATTGTAATTACTGGAGCAACCGGTAGTGGCAAAACCACAATTAGAGATTATTTGGTTAATCATTATCATGTTGCCAAGGTAGTTACTCATACAACTAGAGCACCACGTAAAAATGAACAAGATAAAGTTGATTATTATTTTGAAAATGATGAAACATTTGCTAAAAATCATTTCTTGGAACATGTTCAATATGCTAAGGCTAAATATGGTTCTTCATATGAAGGCCTTGAGAAAGCTTGGCGAAACAATCATTGTGCAGTAATTGTATTGGATACTCAAGGAGCTATTACTTATCATGAAAAATTAGGCAATCAAGCGTTAATCTTTTTTATTGAGGTTAATGATCCAGTTATTTTAAAAAATCGCATGATTGAACGTGGCGATAGCGAAGATAAAATTAAGCAACGTTTATCTAGTCATGAATATGAACGCGACTTAAAAGTTCCCAAAGAATTGCAATCATCAGCATATGTGATCGAAAATAATGATTTAAAACATGCTGAAGCTACGATTGATGCTTTAGTGAATAAATTATGTTAA
- a CDS encoding bis(5'-nucleosyl)-tetraphosphatase gives MVTEIDGGAIVYKMVDGKPQYLLEKSATSDFWGFPKGHVEGDESLEQAAIREIKEETNIDATIDTDFSIDAEYDMKNGHHKVITFYTSQVDDPKITLQKEEISDYVWQSYDDSRNTLTYDNLKVILDKANQYIVGK, from the coding sequence ATGGTTACTGAAATTGATGGTGGAGCAATTGTTTATAAAATGGTTGATGGTAAACCGCAATATTTATTAGAAAAAAGTGCAACTAGTGACTTCTGGGGGTTTCCTAAAGGCCACGTTGAAGGTGATGAATCATTAGAACAAGCAGCAATCAGAGAAATTAAGGAAGAAACTAATATTGATGCAACAATTGACACTGATTTTAGTATTGATGCTGAGTATGATATGAAAAATGGCCACCATAAAGTGATTACTTTTTATACTTCACAAGTGGATGATCCCAAAATTACACTACAAAAAGAAGAAATTAGTGACTATGTTTGGCAAAGCTATGATGATTCCCGTAATACACTTACTTATGACAACCTAAAAGTAATTTTGGATAAAGCTAATCAATACATTGTAGGTAAGTGA
- a CDS encoding Xaa-Pro dipeptidyl-peptidase, producing the protein MKNHQYAIADYNLKIAKKELTDIHFLDKSTDDIKKPAELLKTFLLKAFLDSQSLTIRGQQIAGMMASFEENALSFLDKNAPLSKIGFYNIALQLLHFQVGEDFLIDNPITKMKDLNLPVADVNDEMNLYDTICAWYLLLNTHNKYGTTFVDDLASKGYFAQNLNSFSKPLIFNGKTMPVYDTNNLIREVVYVEADQDTDNDGKLDLLKTEIIRPKESNKNKVPVIFTNSPYNQGTNDKDGKDLTHNVNIGLQHKEPNNYSYSNIKAKNNKEKLPEPRTVEGKTRKAEQTLDRELSYTLNDYFLARGFAVVYSAGIGTYESDGFRTTGDYDETLSATAVIEWLTGKRTAFTNKLDNNQIEAYWSNGNVAMSGRSYLGTLQIAAATTGVEGLKTCIAEAAISNWYDYYRENGLVLAPGGFQGEDADVLAAETYSRKQNASEFYKNEEAWQKQLAKITEGQERDTGNYNEFWDARNYLKDAKNIKADMFLIHGLNDDNVKPKNVEQIWQAIKPLNINKKLILHQGKHIYINAFQSIDFTDMINLWLTYKLLDVDNNAPELIPNVIIQDNTKEQTWNAFNEWENPDSIKTLHPSQNNELIDDFDHGKKQFKDSVDSKDFQKYCLDYKKWRNDLVLDREDNPLKDNRIIFKTAPAKEDFTIDGKVKIQLNASASQNFGMISCMLVDYGNDYRLTETPKPLGHRINEGYLWREDSLREFKMKMQKTPYKEIAEGHINMQNRSNSYQVDDMEANADYDMSLELQPTFYHLLAGHQLGLVIFATDFENTVRGNQDIKYTINLAESNIQLPIRKQ; encoded by the coding sequence ATGAAAAATCATCAATATGCAATTGCTGACTACAATTTAAAAATTGCTAAAAAAGAATTAACTGATATTCATTTTTTAGATAAATCAACTGATGACATTAAAAAACCAGCTGAGTTACTAAAAACATTTTTACTAAAAGCTTTTTTAGACAGTCAAAGTTTAACAATTAGAGGACAACAAATTGCAGGCATGATGGCTAGTTTCGAAGAAAATGCGTTATCATTTTTAGATAAAAATGCGCCACTTTCTAAAATTGGCTTCTATAATATTGCACTACAATTACTTCATTTCCAAGTTGGAGAAGATTTTTTAATCGATAATCCCATTACTAAAATGAAGGACTTAAATCTTCCAGTTGCTGATGTAAATGATGAAATGAATCTATATGATACCATCTGTGCATGGTATTTACTATTAAACACACACAATAAATATGGAACTACTTTCGTTGATGATCTAGCATCTAAAGGCTACTTCGCACAAAATTTAAACAGTTTTAGTAAGCCATTAATTTTTAATGGTAAAACAATGCCCGTATATGATACTAATAACTTAATTCGTGAAGTTGTTTACGTTGAAGCAGACCAAGATACTGATAATGACGGCAAATTAGATTTACTAAAAACTGAAATCATTAGACCTAAAGAAAGTAATAAAAATAAAGTCCCTGTCATTTTCACCAATAGTCCTTACAATCAAGGTACTAATGATAAAGATGGCAAAGATTTAACTCACAATGTCAATATTGGTCTACAACACAAAGAACCCAATAATTATTCATACTCAAATATCAAAGCAAAAAATAATAAAGAAAAGCTACCTGAACCAAGAACCGTTGAAGGTAAAACTAGAAAAGCTGAACAAACTTTAGACCGTGAATTATCTTACACATTAAATGATTACTTCTTAGCACGTGGTTTTGCTGTCGTTTACTCTGCTGGAATCGGTACTTATGAATCAGATGGTTTTAGAACCACTGGTGATTATGATGAAACTTTATCAGCAACTGCTGTTATTGAATGGTTAACAGGTAAACGTACTGCTTTCACTAATAAGTTAGATAACAACCAAATTGAAGCTTACTGGTCTAATGGTAATGTTGCAATGTCGGGTCGTTCATATTTAGGAACCCTACAAATTGCTGCCGCTACAACTGGTGTTGAAGGATTAAAAACTTGTATCGCTGAAGCAGCTATTTCAAATTGGTATGATTACTATCGTGAAAATGGTTTGGTATTAGCACCTGGTGGTTTTCAGGGTGAAGATGCTGATGTCCTAGCTGCTGAAACTTATAGTAGGAAACAAAATGCTAGTGAATTTTATAAAAATGAAGAAGCTTGGCAAAAACAATTAGCAAAAATAACTGAAGGTCAAGAACGTGATACTGGAAACTATAACGAATTCTGGGATGCCCGTAATTACCTTAAAGATGCTAAAAATATCAAAGCTGATATGTTCTTAATTCACGGTTTGAATGATGACAACGTTAAACCTAAAAATGTGGAACAGATTTGGCAGGCAATCAAGCCATTAAACATCAACAAAAAATTAATTTTACATCAAGGTAAACATATTTATATCAATGCATTTCAATCAATTGATTTTACTGACATGATTAATTTGTGGTTAACTTACAAATTACTAGATGTTGATAATAATGCTCCAGAATTAATCCCAAATGTTATTATTCAAGACAATACTAAGGAACAAACTTGGAATGCATTTAACGAATGGGAAAATCCAGACAGTATTAAAACACTTCACCCATCACAGAATAATGAATTAATTGATGATTTCGACCATGGTAAAAAGCAATTCAAAGATAGTGTTGATTCTAAAGACTTTCAAAAATACTGTCTTGATTATAAAAAGTGGCGCAACGATTTAGTATTAGATCGTGAAGACAATCCGTTAAAAGATAACCGGATTATTTTTAAAACAGCTCCTGCTAAAGAAGACTTCACTATCGATGGAAAAGTAAAAATACAATTAAATGCTTCAGCATCCCAAAACTTTGGGATGATAAGTTGTATGTTAGTTGATTATGGAAACGATTATCGTTTAACTGAAACACCTAAGCCATTAGGCCATCGAATTAATGAAGGCTACCTATGGCGTGAAGATTCATTACGTGAATTTAAAATGAAAATGCAAAAAACTCCTTATAAGGAAATCGCAGAAGGTCATATCAATATGCAAAATCGTAGTAATAGCTACCAAGTTGATGATATGGAAGCTAATGCAGATTATGATATGTCACTAGAATTACAACCTACTTTCTACCACTTATTAGCTGGTCATCAATTAGGCTTAGTTATTTTCGCTACTGATTTTGAAAATACCGTTCGTGGTAACCAAGATATTAAATACACCATCAACTTAGCCGAAAGTAACATTCAATTGCCTATTCGTAAGCAATAG
- a CDS encoding proline iminopeptidase-family hydrolase, with amino-acid sequence MKQKTKIITLDNGYHLWTHTSGEGKINLLALHGGPGGTHEYWENTADELKKQGLDVSVTYYDQLGSWYSDTPDFSDPEVSNKVLTYDYFLDEVEEVRQKLGLDNFYLIGQSWGGLLVQLYAQKYGKHLKGAIISSMVDEIDDYTTHLDQIREKEFSPDELAFMKKCEANNDYDNERYQKDVDKLNKDYIDRKQPSKLEHLIGLSNTDIYNAFQGDNEFVITGKLGEWHNTKNLKDNHVPTLVTFGEHESMPLETGKRMAKMIPNAKFVSTPNGGHHHMIDNAPVYYDHLATFLREVENDTFNK; translated from the coding sequence ATGAAACAAAAGACTAAAATCATTACTTTAGATAACGGATATCATTTATGGACGCATACCTCAGGTGAAGGTAAAATCAATTTACTTGCTCTTCATGGTGGCCCTGGTGGTACCCACGAATATTGGGAAAATACAGCTGATGAACTTAAAAAACAAGGCTTAGATGTTTCCGTTACTTACTATGATCAATTAGGATCATGGTATTCAGATACTCCTGATTTTTCTGACCCAGAAGTTTCTAACAAAGTATTAACCTATGACTATTTCTTAGATGAAGTTGAAGAAGTTAGACAAAAGCTTGGTTTAGATAACTTTTATTTAATTGGTCAATCTTGGGGTGGATTATTAGTTCAACTATACGCTCAAAAATATGGTAAACACCTTAAAGGTGCAATCATTTCATCAATGGTTGATGAAATTGATGATTACACTACTCATTTAGATCAAATTCGTGAAAAAGAATTTTCACCTGATGAATTAGCCTTCATGAAAAAATGCGAAGCTAACAATGATTATGATAATGAACGTTATCAAAAAGATGTTGATAAATTAAACAAAGATTATATTGATCGTAAACAACCTTCCAAATTAGAACACTTAATTGGTTTATCAAACACTGATATTTACAATGCTTTCCAAGGTGATAATGAATTCGTTATTACTGGTAAATTAGGTGAGTGGCATAATACTAAGAACTTAAAAGATAACCATGTTCCTACATTAGTAACTTTTGGTGAACACGAATCAATGCCATTAGAAACTGGTAAAAGAATGGCTAAAATGATTCCAAATGCTAAATTTGTATCGACTCCAAATGGTGGACATCATCATATGATTGATAATGCCCCCGTTTATTATGATCATTTAGCAACATTCCTACGTGAAGTTGAAAACGATACTTTTAACAAATAA